A part of Nesterenkonia lutea genomic DNA contains:
- the chrA gene encoding chromate efflux transporter — protein MTQPPQTPADDPGAPGARHPGTVTEVFLIFLRLGLTSFGGPVAHLAYFREAFVTRRHWLSEKAYADLVALCQFLPGPASSQVGMALGLQRAGYAGMAAAWFAFTMPSVVLLVAFAHGVQQVGDLSDAGWIHGLKAAAVAVVAHAVFGMARSLTPDAPRASIAVGAMIIVLLVPNPFIQVAAILAAGLAGLLWLRPRESGHGQADAFTVRVSRQVSILSLSLFLVLLAALPVLAAISGGVWMSLTDSFYRAGALVFGGGHVVLPLLQSETVPQIVDAEVFLAGYGAAQAVPGPLFTFAGFLGASSSGGLAGAVVAVLAIFLPAGLLVLAAVPFWERLRSDSRAQKVLLGVNAGVVGILAAALYTPVFTTGVLQVGIGSLVLAIGAFLALNSWRVPAWAVVVAAGLIGWVLL, from the coding sequence ATGACTCAGCCTCCGCAGACACCCGCCGACGATCCCGGGGCCCCCGGGGCTCGCCACCCAGGGACGGTGACCGAGGTCTTCCTGATCTTCCTGCGCCTCGGCCTGACCTCCTTCGGGGGACCGGTGGCTCATCTGGCCTATTTCCGCGAGGCCTTCGTCACGCGCCGTCACTGGCTCAGCGAGAAGGCGTACGCGGACCTGGTCGCCCTGTGCCAGTTCCTGCCCGGTCCCGCCTCCAGCCAGGTCGGGATGGCGCTCGGGCTCCAGCGAGCCGGCTATGCGGGCATGGCGGCCGCCTGGTTCGCCTTCACGATGCCCTCCGTGGTGCTTCTGGTCGCCTTCGCCCACGGGGTCCAGCAGGTCGGCGACCTCAGCGACGCCGGCTGGATCCACGGGCTCAAGGCGGCCGCCGTGGCGGTGGTCGCGCATGCCGTGTTCGGCATGGCTCGCTCGCTGACTCCGGACGCACCACGGGCGAGCATCGCTGTCGGGGCGATGATCATCGTCCTGCTGGTCCCCAACCCCTTCATCCAGGTGGCTGCGATTCTCGCCGCCGGACTCGCGGGACTGCTCTGGCTGCGTCCCCGCGAATCCGGGCACGGCCAGGCCGATGCCTTCACCGTGCGGGTCTCGCGCCAGGTCTCGATCCTCTCGCTGAGCCTCTTCCTGGTGCTGCTCGCCGCTCTGCCGGTGCTCGCCGCGATCAGCGGCGGCGTCTGGATGTCCCTCACCGACTCCTTCTACCGCGCGGGTGCGCTGGTCTTCGGCGGCGGTCATGTGGTCCTGCCGCTGCTGCAGTCCGAGACCGTGCCGCAGATAGTCGACGCTGAGGTCTTCCTGGCCGGCTACGGGGCCGCACAGGCGGTGCCCGGTCCGCTGTTCACCTTCGCCGGCTTCCTCGGCGCCTCCAGCTCGGGCGGGCTCGCGGGCGCCGTCGTCGCGGTGCTGGCGATCTTCCTCCCCGCTGGGCTGCTGGTCCTGGCCGCCGTGCCGTTCTGGGAGCGTCTGCGCAGCGACAGCCGTGCACAGAAGGTCCTTCTGGGTGTCAATGCGGGGGTGGTGGGCATCCTGGCCGCCGCGCTGTACACCCCGGTGTTCACCACCGGGGTGCTCCAGGTGGGCATCGGGTCCCTGGTGCTCGCGATAGGGGCGTTCCTGGCGCTGAACAGCTGGCGCGTCCCTGCCTGGGCCGTGGTGGTCGCGGCTGGACTCATCGGCTGGGTCCTTCTGTGA
- the glpK gene encoding glycerol kinase GlpK, translating to MEQFVLSVDQGTTSTRAVIFNHAAESVGSSQKEHEQHFPQAGWVEHDAMEIWRNTREVIGRALADADISKHQLAAVGLTNQRETTVVWDRATGRPVHRAIVWQDIRTQGICDELARAGAAEAGESGEAGASGEAGAADYDRFKDRTGLPLTTYFAGPKIRWILDHVDGARERAEAGELLFGTMDTWLLWNLTGGKDTGIHLTDVTNASRTLLMNIDTLDWNEEICAEIGIPVPMLPQIRSSSEVYGHGDSRSLVMDVPLAGILGDQHAATFGQACFEPGQGKNTYGTGNFMLMNTGADIVRDERGLLTTVAYQLGGADPVYALEGSIAVTGSLIQWLRDNLGIISDAAESETRAKRVQDTGGCFIVPAFSGLFAPYWRPEARGVFVGLTRYVNADHICRAALEAVAFQSGEVVESMNASAAAELEELKVDGGMVVNETLMQLQADILGVDVVRPKVIETTALGAAYAAGIAVGFWDGTEDVVANWSEDRRWVPTWDQQERTRRMKQWRKAVTRSFDWIESETQTTTSSDAVTT from the coding sequence ATGGAACAGTTCGTCCTGTCCGTGGATCAGGGGACCACCTCCACCCGCGCGGTGATCTTCAACCATGCCGCGGAGTCCGTGGGCAGCAGTCAGAAAGAGCATGAACAGCACTTTCCCCAGGCCGGCTGGGTGGAGCACGATGCGATGGAGATCTGGAGGAACACCCGGGAGGTGATCGGGCGTGCCCTGGCCGATGCTGATATCAGCAAGCACCAGCTGGCCGCCGTGGGGCTCACCAACCAGCGGGAGACCACCGTGGTCTGGGACCGGGCCACCGGGCGTCCCGTGCACCGCGCGATCGTCTGGCAGGACATCCGCACCCAGGGGATCTGCGACGAGCTCGCCCGCGCCGGCGCTGCTGAGGCGGGGGAGTCCGGAGAGGCTGGAGCGTCTGGAGAGGCTGGAGCGGCAGACTATGACCGGTTCAAGGACCGCACCGGACTGCCGCTGACCACCTATTTCGCCGGACCCAAGATCCGTTGGATCCTGGACCACGTCGACGGCGCACGCGAGCGCGCCGAGGCGGGGGAGCTTCTCTTCGGGACCATGGACACCTGGCTGCTGTGGAATCTGACCGGCGGAAAGGACACCGGGATCCACCTCACCGACGTCACCAATGCCTCACGGACGCTGCTGATGAACATCGACACCCTGGACTGGAATGAGGAGATCTGCGCCGAGATCGGGATCCCGGTGCCGATGCTTCCGCAGATCCGCAGCTCCTCCGAGGTCTACGGCCATGGCGACTCACGGTCGCTGGTGATGGACGTGCCGCTGGCCGGCATCCTGGGGGACCAGCATGCCGCGACCTTCGGCCAGGCCTGCTTCGAGCCGGGTCAGGGCAAGAACACCTACGGCACCGGAAATTTCATGCTGATGAACACCGGGGCAGACATCGTCCGCGATGAGCGTGGGCTGCTGACCACGGTGGCCTACCAGCTGGGGGGAGCAGACCCGGTCTACGCACTGGAGGGTTCGATCGCCGTCACCGGTTCGCTGATCCAATGGCTGCGCGACAACCTGGGGATCATCTCCGACGCCGCTGAATCCGAGACCCGCGCGAAGCGGGTCCAGGACACCGGCGGGTGCTTCATCGTCCCCGCCTTCTCCGGGCTCTTTGCCCCTTACTGGCGGCCCGAGGCGCGCGGAGTCTTCGTGGGCCTGACCCGCTATGTCAACGCGGATCACATCTGCCGCGCAGCTCTGGAGGCTGTGGCCTTCCAGTCCGGGGAGGTGGTCGAGTCCATGAACGCCTCCGCCGCCGCGGAGCTCGAAGAGCTGAAGGTCGATGGCGGCATGGTGGTCAACGAGACGCTGATGCAGCTGCAGGCGGACATCCTCGGCGTCGATGTGGTCAGACCCAAGGTCATCGAGACCACGGCGCTGGGCGCCGCCTACGCCGCTGGAATCGCAGTGGGGTTCTGGGACGGCACCGAAGACGTGGTCGCGAACTGGAGCGAGGACAGGCGCTGGGTCCCCACCTGGGACCAGCAGGAGCGCACCCGGCGGATGAAGCAGTGGCGCAAGGCGGTCACGCGGTCCTTCGACTGGATCGAATCCGAGACCCAGACCACAACATCTAGTGATGCAGTGACCACATAG
- a CDS encoding DUF418 domain-containing protein, translating to MLSPQARGLSRLYALDVARAAAIFGMIIVNVGPYNTDGWASWIVRALNGRASILFVVLAGIGVSFLARRALTKGITRRSTLLWRGLLLLALGLGLQALDHGVNVILPTYAALFFLAAFMVKMPTRWLFWSATASALLGPVLWILTRQSTDFHIDPAQLGDSPFEIASAIVISGPYPLVVWIAPFFLGVWLGRQPLGSAKIQWRLVYIGAIAGFGAFGASQVLIGVLGQPDTSDVDFDRLISAVGHSQMPLWLISASGTAVMVLGILLLVVPHFNQRIRLLVAVGQMPLTAYTTHLVIIALLIHPGPQEPVEGLLISCAIMLALILFAVVWIANLRYGPLEALLRKAPGFLRVHYRLPERHRRRQYARPYPRRAKPGTSMEQKPTPS from the coding sequence ATGCTGAGCCCCCAAGCTCGCGGACTGAGTCGTCTGTATGCTCTCGATGTCGCCCGTGCTGCGGCCATCTTCGGCATGATCATCGTCAATGTGGGTCCCTACAACACTGACGGCTGGGCCTCATGGATCGTCCGCGCACTGAACGGGCGGGCGTCCATACTGTTCGTGGTGCTCGCCGGCATCGGAGTCAGCTTTCTGGCCCGCCGCGCACTCACCAAGGGCATCACTCGACGCAGCACCCTGCTGTGGCGCGGATTGCTGCTGCTGGCGCTGGGACTGGGACTGCAGGCCCTGGACCATGGCGTCAATGTGATCCTCCCGACCTATGCCGCGCTGTTCTTTCTCGCAGCGTTCATGGTCAAGATGCCCACCCGGTGGTTGTTCTGGTCGGCCACGGCTTCGGCGTTGCTGGGCCCGGTGCTCTGGATCCTGACCAGACAGTCCACGGACTTCCATATCGACCCCGCCCAGCTTGGCGATTCACCGTTCGAGATAGCCTCCGCCATCGTCATCTCGGGCCCCTATCCGTTGGTCGTATGGATCGCTCCCTTCTTCCTCGGGGTATGGCTCGGGCGCCAGCCCCTGGGCAGCGCCAAGATCCAGTGGAGACTCGTCTACATCGGGGCGATCGCCGGATTCGGTGCGTTTGGGGCCTCGCAGGTGCTCATCGGCGTGCTGGGTCAGCCCGATACCAGCGATGTTGACTTCGACCGGCTGATCTCCGCGGTGGGACATTCGCAGATGCCGCTGTGGCTGATCAGTGCCAGCGGGACAGCTGTGATGGTGCTCGGCATTCTGCTTCTCGTGGTGCCGCACTTCAACCAACGGATCCGCCTGCTGGTCGCGGTGGGTCAGATGCCGCTCACCGCCTATACCACCCACCTGGTGATCATCGCTCTGCTCATCCACCCGGGTCCGCAGGAGCCCGTGGAGGGGCTGCTGATCAGCTGTGCGATCATGCTGGCACTGATCCTCTTCGCCGTCGTATGGATCGCCAACCTGCGCTACGGACCGCTGGAAGCTTTGCTGCGCAAAGCTCCGGGGTTCCTGCGTGTGCACTACCGACTGCCGGAACGCCACCGCCGAAGGCAGTACGCCCGCCCCTATCCGCGGCGGGCCAAGCCCGGAACATCCATGGAGCAGAAGCCGACGCCTTCCTGA
- a CDS encoding gamma-glutamyltransferase family protein, translating into MQPQNFHPHTDDAGRPGDRRPGPRRQGPGLGGFSAPRFSRVGRGAALLATLGLLVSCAAEEEPPPPPAPSEEPAEPTSAPEPAEEVLSQQGVSAGNELAVQVGEDVLAEGGNSVDAAIATAFAMGVVEPYASGLGGGGSVVIAGQEGDPLFYDYREEVGVDGEIPETGVGVPGFVAGMGRLHEEHGSLDWDQLLEPAQQLAAEGFEVYDFLATRMTEDLGPEAIEGVEPFEADGEPLAAGEQLVQTELASTLETLAGEGWEAFYTGSLVQELTQVEGIDEQTLAQYEVTLSDPVSGEFGDYGVLAAAPALPGVALVQLLQVAEAQGIAEMEPDSAEYIETLSDAWLVAEATVLTQLGDPAFVEVPTEEITDPEANAQIDLSSLPAEQDAQDQQQEQEQQERQTTAAGRAPIDANTTHISVVDDDGIMVSMTNTLTNFWGAGETTNGFFLNNQLSRFEAVDSPANRPEPGRRSVTWSMPTIIVDDQQRPVLGIGTPGGNQILNIMGTVLTQWGLHGASLQESFDGLRFRLDDQTSTLFVDDEPAAQTRQELEDLGWELQVWPDEWGGFGSVQALEVDYDTGEITGAVDDRRVGAYSVLD; encoded by the coding sequence ATGCAGCCACAGAACTTCCATCCGCACACCGATGACGCCGGCCGGCCCGGAGACAGGCGTCCCGGACCCAGGCGACAGGGCCCCGGCCTCGGCGGGTTCAGTGCTCCGAGATTCAGCCGCGTCGGACGCGGTGCGGCCCTTCTCGCCACGCTGGGCCTGCTCGTCTCCTGTGCCGCAGAAGAGGAGCCGCCCCCGCCCCCGGCGCCGAGCGAGGAGCCCGCCGAGCCGACCAGTGCCCCCGAACCTGCGGAGGAGGTCCTGTCTCAGCAGGGCGTCAGCGCCGGCAATGAGCTGGCGGTCCAGGTCGGGGAGGACGTGCTGGCCGAGGGTGGAAACTCCGTGGACGCCGCGATCGCCACCGCCTTCGCCATGGGCGTGGTGGAGCCCTACGCCTCCGGTCTGGGCGGGGGCGGCTCGGTGGTCATCGCCGGTCAGGAAGGGGACCCCTTGTTCTACGACTATCGCGAAGAGGTGGGCGTGGACGGGGAGATCCCAGAGACCGGGGTTGGGGTGCCCGGATTCGTCGCCGGCATGGGACGACTCCACGAGGAGCACGGAAGCCTGGACTGGGATCAGCTCCTCGAGCCGGCCCAGCAGCTGGCGGCAGAGGGCTTCGAGGTCTACGACTTCCTGGCGACCCGCATGACCGAGGACCTCGGGCCCGAGGCCATCGAAGGGGTCGAGCCCTTCGAGGCCGACGGCGAGCCGCTGGCGGCCGGAGAGCAGCTCGTGCAGACCGAGCTGGCCTCCACTCTCGAGACCCTGGCCGGGGAGGGCTGGGAGGCCTTCTACACCGGCAGCCTGGTGCAGGAGCTGACCCAGGTCGAAGGCATCGATGAGCAGACCCTCGCACAGTACGAGGTCACGCTCTCGGACCCGGTCTCCGGCGAGTTCGGAGACTACGGCGTGCTCGCGGCCGCACCCGCGCTGCCTGGTGTGGCCCTCGTGCAGCTGCTGCAGGTGGCGGAGGCCCAGGGCATCGCTGAGATGGAGCCCGATTCCGCTGAGTACATCGAGACGCTCTCGGATGCCTGGCTGGTGGCGGAGGCGACCGTGCTCACCCAGCTCGGCGATCCCGCCTTTGTGGAGGTCCCGACCGAGGAGATCACCGATCCGGAGGCCAACGCGCAGATCGACCTCTCCTCCCTGCCCGCCGAGCAGGACGCGCAAGACCAGCAGCAGGAACAAGAGCAGCAGGAGCGACAGACGACGGCGGCAGGCCGCGCCCCGATCGATGCCAACACCACCCACATCTCGGTGGTGGACGACGACGGCATCATGGTCTCGATGACCAACACCCTCACGAACTTCTGGGGAGCGGGTGAGACCACGAACGGCTTCTTCCTGAACAACCAGCTCAGCCGTTTCGAGGCCGTGGACTCCCCGGCGAACCGTCCCGAACCGGGACGCCGGTCGGTCACCTGGTCGATGCCGACGATCATCGTCGACGATCAGCAGCGCCCGGTGCTCGGCATCGGCACTCCTGGCGGCAATCAGATCCTGAACATCATGGGCACGGTCCTCACCCAGTGGGGACTCCATGGCGCCTCGCTGCAGGAGTCCTTCGACGGGCTCCGCTTCCGTCTCGACGACCAGACCAGCACGCTCTTCGTGGATGACGAGCCCGCCGCACAGACCAGGCAGGAGCTCGAGGATCTCGGCTGGGAGCTCCAGGTCTGGCCCGACGAGTGGGGCGGATTCGGCTCGGTCCAGGCGCTGGAGGTGGACTATGACACCGGAGAGATCACCGGCGCCGTCGATGACCGCAGGGTCGGCGCCTACTCGGTGCTGGACTGA
- a CDS encoding glycerol-3-phosphate dehydrogenase/oxidase — MARTSPENPLDILIVGGGVVGAAAAFDAATRGLDVALVEARDFGEGTSSRSSRLVHGGLRYLQMLDFKLVAEALRERDLLLTHTAPHLVRALPFIFPFEKRVIERAFIGSGVTLYDALQLRSAGRRTPGSSRGWWSRRAVPFHRHLSRTKLRHRFPGLDEERFIGALEYFDAQVDDARLVLTLARSAHSLGAQLASRTEAVDYLRDDTGRVIGARLRDLETGQEADVHARETILATGVWTGAQQEAAGTGTGLQVRASKGIHITVPRRAIAAVGDVGVISQTEKSVLFIIPMRDVWAIGTTDTAWRQPVDAPAPTRQDIRYILDHANAVLGENLQESDVLGTWAGLRPLVQPVAAEETSSAKVSREHTVMQLAEGLTGVAGGKLTTYRVMAQDVIDFACRGTFTDRRSLTESIPLLGAQGYSDWKNRTAELVFSHGFSRDRVDRLLNRYGSLLGELLELIDADPSLVRPLAKAPEHLRAEIAYAVLHEGALHVDDLLSRRTRLFQETADRGLGALDEVLDLAAGLLGWNAERIAAERHSYELLVRAQRAAEESEDDASAAALLQQAQSQPTWAPQPSRRAGHASAQQPHLQKEGI, encoded by the coding sequence ATGGCCCGGACGAGCCCGGAGAATCCCCTGGACATCCTCATCGTCGGAGGGGGAGTGGTCGGCGCCGCGGCGGCCTTCGACGCCGCCACCCGAGGCCTGGACGTCGCTCTGGTGGAGGCCCGCGATTTCGGTGAGGGCACCTCCTCCCGGTCCTCGCGTCTGGTGCACGGCGGACTGCGCTATCTGCAGATGCTGGACTTCAAGCTGGTGGCCGAGGCGCTGCGGGAGCGCGACCTGCTGCTCACCCACACCGCGCCGCATCTGGTGCGCGCGCTGCCGTTCATCTTCCCCTTCGAGAAGCGCGTGATCGAGCGTGCCTTCATCGGCTCCGGGGTGACGCTCTACGACGCGCTGCAGCTGCGCTCGGCCGGCCGGCGCACGCCCGGCTCCTCGCGCGGATGGTGGTCACGGCGTGCGGTGCCCTTCCACCGGCACCTGAGCCGCACGAAGCTGCGCCATCGCTTTCCCGGCCTCGATGAGGAACGGTTCATCGGCGCGCTGGAATACTTCGACGCGCAGGTCGACGACGCTCGGCTGGTGCTGACACTCGCACGCTCGGCGCACAGCCTGGGCGCGCAGCTGGCCAGTCGGACCGAAGCCGTGGACTACCTCCGCGATGACACGGGCCGTGTGATCGGTGCCCGGCTGCGTGATCTCGAGACCGGGCAGGAGGCTGATGTCCACGCCAGGGAGACGATCCTGGCCACCGGGGTCTGGACCGGGGCCCAGCAGGAGGCCGCAGGAACGGGGACGGGGCTGCAGGTGCGCGCCTCCAAGGGCATCCACATCACGGTTCCGCGCCGGGCCATCGCCGCCGTGGGCGATGTCGGAGTCATCTCGCAGACGGAGAAGTCCGTGCTGTTCATCATCCCCATGCGAGACGTCTGGGCCATCGGCACCACAGACACCGCATGGCGCCAGCCGGTGGACGCCCCGGCCCCCACCCGGCAGGACATCCGCTACATCCTCGACCATGCCAATGCGGTCCTCGGCGAGAATCTCCAGGAGAGCGACGTGCTGGGAACCTGGGCAGGTCTGCGCCCGCTGGTCCAGCCCGTCGCGGCCGAGGAGACCTCCTCGGCGAAGGTGTCCCGGGAGCACACCGTGATGCAGCTGGCAGAGGGCCTCACCGGCGTCGCCGGCGGCAAGCTCACCACCTACCGGGTGATGGCCCAGGACGTCATCGACTTCGCCTGCCGCGGGACTTTCACGGATCGGCGCAGCCTGACCGAGTCGATCCCGCTGCTCGGCGCCCAGGGCTACTCAGACTGGAAGAACCGCACCGCCGAGCTCGTCTTCAGCCACGGCTTCAGCCGTGACCGGGTGGACCGGCTGCTGAACCGCTATGGCAGCCTGCTCGGTGAGCTGCTCGAGCTCATCGACGCCGATCCCTCCCTGGTTCGGCCGCTGGCGAAGGCTCCCGAGCATCTGCGCGCCGAGATCGCCTATGCCGTGCTCCACGAGGGCGCGCTGCACGTGGATGACCTGCTCTCCCGCCGAACCCGGCTCTTCCAGGAGACCGCCGATCGCGGCCTCGGTGCCCTGGATGAGGTGCTGGACCTGGCCGCGGGGCTGCTCGGCTGGAACGCCGAACGGATCGCCGCCGAGCGGCACAGCTACGAGCTGCTGGTCCGCGCCCAGCGTGCGGCCGAGGAGTCTGAGGACGACGCCTCCGCGGCGGCCCTGCTCCAGCAGGCACAGTCCCAGCCCACGTGGGCGCCGCAGCCGTCCCGGCGAGCCGGTCACGCCTCGGCTCAGCAGCCGCACCTGCAGAAGGAAGGGATCTAG
- the nrdI gene encoding class Ib ribonucleoside-diphosphate reductase assembly flavoprotein NrdI: MNTSAKLIYFSSVSNNTHRFVEKLKGSGWEVARLPLRTKDETLSAEEPFVLVLPSYGADAGAGSVPKQVIKFLNVETNRNLLRGVIGAGNTNFHESYCIAGDIVAAKCGVPHLYRFELMGTREDVSTVNKGLEEFWKQQSSL; the protein is encoded by the coding sequence GTGAACACCTCAGCCAAGCTGATCTACTTCTCCTCGGTGTCGAACAACACCCACCGATTCGTGGAGAAGCTGAAGGGCTCCGGCTGGGAGGTCGCGAGACTTCCGCTGCGCACCAAGGACGAGACCCTGTCCGCGGAGGAGCCCTTCGTTCTGGTCCTGCCGTCCTATGGGGCAGATGCGGGAGCGGGTTCGGTTCCCAAACAGGTCATCAAGTTCCTCAACGTCGAGACCAACAGGAACCTGCTGCGCGGCGTGATCGGCGCCGGAAACACGAATTTTCATGAGAGTTACTGCATCGCCGGGGACATCGTCGCCGCCAAGTGCGGGGTCCCTCATCTGTACAGATTTGAACTGATGGGCACACGCGAAGACGTCTCCACGGTGAACAAGGGATTGGAAGAGTTTTGGAAA
- a CDS encoding GTP pyrophosphokinase, which translates to MSPGRAPAPDSQFLPSEGVSGAASLHGEGRKRGGRDLTRHRPAARDRQGSTRETGSRSAEDGRDVGGNVYQQLVSQLHSSSGNTGEDVAVRMADIRRQLTEFQLHYKFGMDEVLTKINVLREEFEHTRDYSPIEHVNYRLKSLDRILDKVQRYGCEPTLESIRHSIRDIAGIRITCSFVSDAYWVAEMLCSQPDLRVVEVKDYISKPKVNGYQSLHVIVQVPVFLSNRTEFVYVEVQIRTVAMDFWASLEHKIYYTYDGEVPGDILDELRDAAVQAAALDAQMASIRDRVTALKDQAPVSGQGATGPTPSDRATAGPWFPSDDPMGTTWKWEDIARHAGGSDEAPQN; encoded by the coding sequence ATGTCCCCTGGACGCGCTCCGGCCCCTGACAGTCAGTTTCTCCCGTCCGAGGGGGTTTCGGGCGCGGCCTCCCTGCACGGCGAGGGGCGCAAGCGCGGCGGCAGAGATCTCACCCGGCATCGGCCCGCCGCGCGGGACCGGCAGGGCAGCACCAGAGAGACCGGCAGCAGGTCCGCGGAGGACGGCCGGGACGTCGGGGGCAACGTATATCAGCAGCTGGTCTCCCAGCTTCACAGCAGCTCGGGGAACACGGGCGAGGATGTGGCCGTGCGGATGGCCGACATCAGGCGTCAGCTCACCGAGTTCCAGCTGCACTACAAGTTCGGCATGGACGAGGTCCTGACCAAGATCAACGTGCTGCGCGAGGAGTTCGAGCACACGCGCGACTACTCACCGATCGAACATGTGAACTACCGGCTCAAGTCCCTGGACCGGATCCTCGACAAGGTCCAGCGCTACGGGTGTGAACCCACGCTGGAGAGCATCCGGCACTCCATCCGGGATATCGCCGGGATCCGGATCACCTGCTCCTTCGTCTCCGACGCCTACTGGGTCGCGGAGATGCTGTGCAGCCAGCCGGATCTGCGCGTGGTGGAGGTCAAGGACTACATCAGCAAGCCCAAGGTGAACGGGTATCAGAGCCTGCACGTTATCGTCCAGGTGCCCGTCTTCCTCTCCAACCGCACCGAGTTCGTCTACGTCGAGGTGCAGATCCGCACGGTGGCCATGGACTTCTGGGCCTCCCTGGAACACAAGATCTACTACACCTACGACGGCGAGGTCCCCGGTGACATCCTGGACGAGCTGCGTGACGCCGCGGTCCAGGCGGCGGCGCTGGATGCGCAGATGGCCTCGATCAGGGACCGCGTGACCGCGCTGAAGGACCAGGCTCCGGTCTCCGGTCAGGGCGCCACGGGACCGACTCCCAGCGATCGTGCGACCGCGGGGCCCTGGTTCCCCTCGGATGACCCCATGGGCACCACCTGGAAATGGGAGGACATCGCCAGGCACGCAGGCGGATCCGACGAGGCCCCGCAGAACTAG
- the thiD gene encoding bifunctional hydroxymethylpyrimidine kinase/phosphomethylpyrimidine kinase, whose translation MSTTSPRSVPNLLSIAGTDPTGGAGIQADLKSFAAHRGYGMCVVTALVAQNTQGVREIHLPPVSFLRAQLDAVSDDVAIDAIKIGMLGTAEVITAVGDWLDATWDGTSAPPLLVLDPVMVATSGDRLLDSAAESALIDFLHRADLITPNVPELALLADGEAARDPEELITQARRVADLHRVVVLAKGGHLDDASAQELVVDTLVFPADEGARPSEEQFTSPRIHTKNTHGTGCSVSAALAALAARGLDWTEALPVVKDWMTAALEESRSLDVGHGHGPIQHFAELWR comes from the coding sequence ATGAGCACCACGTCGCCGCGCAGCGTTCCGAACCTCCTGTCCATCGCCGGAACCGACCCCACCGGCGGTGCCGGGATACAGGCCGATCTGAAGAGCTTCGCAGCCCATCGCGGCTACGGGATGTGCGTCGTGACGGCCCTGGTCGCGCAGAACACCCAGGGCGTGCGGGAGATCCATCTGCCGCCGGTGAGCTTTCTGCGCGCCCAGCTCGACGCAGTCTCCGACGATGTCGCCATCGATGCGATCAAGATCGGCATGCTCGGCACCGCGGAGGTCATCACCGCCGTGGGGGACTGGCTCGACGCCACCTGGGACGGCACCTCGGCCCCGCCGCTGCTCGTCCTGGATCCCGTCATGGTCGCCACCTCCGGCGACCGGCTGCTGGACAGCGCCGCCGAATCGGCGCTCATCGATTTTCTGCACCGGGCGGATCTGATCACGCCCAATGTCCCGGAGCTGGCGCTGCTCGCCGACGGGGAAGCGGCGAGGGATCCCGAGGAGCTCATCACTCAGGCACGCAGGGTGGCAGACCTGCACCGGGTGGTGGTGCTGGCCAAGGGCGGACACCTGGACGACGCCTCTGCGCAGGAGCTCGTCGTGGACACGCTGGTCTTCCCCGCCGACGAGGGTGCGCGACCGAGCGAGGAGCAGTTCACCTCGCCGCGGATCCACACGAAGAACACCCACGGCACCGGATGCTCCGTCTCAGCGGCGCTGGCCGCCCTGGCCGCTCGCGGACTCGACTGGACCGAGGCCCTGCCCGTGGTGAAGGACTGGATGACCGCCGCGCTGGAGGAGTCCCGGAGCCTGGACGTGGGCCACGGACACGGCCCCATCCAGCACTTCGCCGAGCTGTGGCGCTGA
- the nrdH gene encoding glutaredoxin-like protein NrdH: MSVTVYTKPACVQCNATYRALDKNGVTYETVDITQDAEALERLRALGYMQAPVVITEADHWSGFRPDKISELAGRHAAISSVA, encoded by the coding sequence ATGTCTGTCACTGTCTACACCAAGCCCGCCTGCGTCCAGTGCAACGCGACGTATCGCGCCCTGGACAAGAACGGCGTGACCTATGAGACCGTCGACATCACCCAGGACGCCGAGGCGCTCGAGCGGCTTCGGGCGCTCGGATACATGCAGGCTCCCGTGGTGATCACCGAGGCCGACCACTGGTCCGGCTTCCGCCCCGACAAGATCTCCGAGCTGGCCGGCCGGCACGCTGCGATCAGCTCGGTCGCCTGA